A stretch of Synechococcus sp. MIT S9220 DNA encodes these proteins:
- a CDS encoding adenylosuccinate synthase: MSLANVVVIGAQWGDEGKGKITDLLSRSADVVVRYQGGVNAGHTIVVDDQVLKLHLIPSGILYPDTVCLIGSGTVVDPKVMLGELDMLIENGIDIAGLKLSSTAHVTMPYHRLLDQAMEKQRGDRRIGTTGRGIGPTYADKSQRSGIRVIDLLDEARLRDRLEGPLKEKNQLLQTIYDMEPLDAEAVISEYLAYGKRLAPHVVDCTREIHKAARGRKNILFEGAQGTLLDLDHGTYPYVTSSNPVSGGACIGAGVGPTLIDRVIGVAKAYTTRVGEGPFPTELDGSLNDHLCDRGGEFGTTTGRRRRCGWFDGVIGRYAVGVNGLDCLAVTKLDVLDELDELQVCVAYELDGERIEYFPSCAEAFARCQPIFETLPGWQCSTAECRTLEDLPEKAMAYLRFLADLMEVPIAIVSLGAGRDQTIVVEDPIHGPKRALLSA, from the coding sequence GTGTCTTTGGCCAATGTTGTCGTCATCGGTGCGCAGTGGGGTGACGAAGGGAAGGGAAAGATCACAGATCTCCTCAGCCGTTCCGCTGATGTCGTTGTTCGCTATCAGGGCGGAGTCAACGCTGGCCACACCATCGTTGTGGACGATCAGGTTCTGAAGCTTCACCTGATTCCCTCTGGAATTCTTTATCCCGACACCGTTTGTCTGATCGGTTCAGGAACCGTCGTCGATCCCAAAGTGATGCTTGGCGAACTCGACATGTTGATCGAGAACGGGATCGACATCGCTGGGCTGAAGCTGTCCTCCACGGCGCATGTGACCATGCCCTACCACCGCCTGCTCGACCAGGCGATGGAGAAGCAGCGCGGCGATCGACGCATCGGCACCACGGGACGGGGCATCGGTCCCACCTACGCGGATAAATCTCAGAGAAGCGGCATTCGGGTCATCGATCTTCTCGACGAAGCACGTCTGCGTGACCGCCTTGAAGGCCCACTGAAGGAGAAGAACCAGCTTCTGCAGACCATCTATGACATGGAACCGCTCGATGCGGAAGCGGTGATCAGTGAATATCTGGCCTACGGCAAACGGCTGGCTCCCCATGTGGTGGACTGCACCCGCGAGATTCACAAGGCAGCACGCGGTCGCAAAAACATTCTCTTCGAGGGCGCACAGGGAACCCTGCTCGACCTTGACCACGGCACTTATCCCTATGTGACGTCTTCCAACCCTGTGTCAGGCGGCGCCTGCATTGGGGCTGGCGTGGGTCCGACCCTGATCGACCGAGTGATCGGTGTGGCCAAGGCCTACACAACCAGAGTTGGGGAAGGGCCATTCCCCACCGAACTCGATGGCAGCCTCAATGATCATCTCTGCGACCGAGGTGGTGAGTTCGGCACCACCACCGGCCGCCGCCGCCGCTGCGGTTGGTTTGACGGTGTGATCGGACGGTACGCCGTTGGCGTGAACGGCCTGGATTGCCTGGCCGTCACCAAGCTCGATGTGCTGGACGAACTCGACGAACTTCAGGTTTGTGTGGCCTATGAACTGGATGGGGAAAGGATCGAATACTTCCCCTCCTGCGCAGAGGCGTTCGCACGCTGTCAACCGATTTTCGAAACGCTCCCGGGCTGGCAGTGTTCAACCGCTGAATGCCGCACGCTTGAGGATCTCCCCGAGAAAGCCATGGCGTACCTGCGCTTCCTGGCCGATCTGATGGAGGTTCCGATCGCCATCGTGTCACTGGGTGCCGGTCGCGATCAGACCATCGTTGTTGAGGATCCAATCCACGGTCCAAAACGGGCACTGCTCAGTGCCTGA
- a CDS encoding DUF2854 domain-containing protein: protein MNDLLSPGSLVTIAGGVLTVVGAVAYGTGAANLSLPTIFYGIPILLGGLALKSSELPPAKRVTPKAQFKGEREAATPELGKLLGDVTRWRYGQKAHLESSLESLKLWDEDNPPQLLEIEEIIQSGHYGLRLRFACEAVPLEIWQERRDRLSRFFAKGLEATIKPLSGDRLDLLLLPVGVSTSDQQGESGEVANG, encoded by the coding sequence ATGAACGATCTGCTCTCGCCAGGAAGCCTGGTCACCATCGCCGGAGGTGTGCTCACCGTGGTGGGTGCTGTGGCCTACGGGACCGGCGCCGCCAACTTGAGCCTTCCGACAATTTTTTACGGCATTCCGATCCTGCTTGGTGGACTGGCCTTGAAGTCATCGGAATTACCACCGGCCAAGCGCGTCACGCCAAAAGCGCAATTCAAAGGAGAACGTGAGGCTGCCACTCCAGAACTGGGAAAACTTCTCGGCGATGTCACGCGTTGGCGCTATGGCCAGAAAGCCCATCTGGAAAGCTCTCTGGAATCTCTCAAGCTCTGGGATGAAGACAACCCTCCTCAGCTGCTGGAGATTGAGGAGATCATTCAAAGCGGCCATTACGGACTGCGATTGCGTTTCGCCTGCGAGGCCGTTCCTCTTGAGATCTGGCAGGAGCGAAGAGACCGACTGAGCCGCTTTTTTGCCAAGGGCCTCGAGGCAACCATCAAACCTCTGAGTGGAGACCGACTGGATTTGCTGCTTCTGCCAGTGGGTGTGTCGACATCGGATCAGCAAGGTGAATCCGGAGAAGTAGCGAATGGATGA
- the argB gene encoding acetylglutamate kinase, which produces MDDALRVSVLSEALPYIQRFAGRRIVVKYGGAAMAHAELQSAVFRDLALLCSVGVQPVVVHGGGPEINHWLKRLAIAPEFRDGLRVTDPETMDVVEMVLVGRVNKQIVNGLNRLGAKAVGLSGSDDSLVEARAWGDGSHGMVGDVAKVNPDVLEALLERGYVPVISSVAANPDGVAHNINADTVAGEVAASLQAEKLILLTDTPGILRNREDPGSLIRQLKLSEARQLIHEGVVAGGMTPKTECCIRALAQGVSAAHIVDGRVAHALLLEVFTDAGIGTMVVGRS; this is translated from the coding sequence ATGGATGATGCCCTCAGGGTCTCTGTTCTGAGTGAGGCTCTTCCGTATATCCAGCGATTCGCAGGCCGCAGGATCGTGGTCAAGTACGGCGGTGCAGCCATGGCCCATGCCGAACTGCAATCCGCCGTATTCAGAGACCTGGCGTTGCTCTGCAGTGTCGGAGTTCAGCCGGTTGTTGTGCACGGCGGTGGGCCAGAGATCAATCACTGGTTGAAGCGACTGGCCATCGCGCCGGAATTCAGAGACGGTTTGCGTGTGACCGACCCTGAAACGATGGACGTGGTGGAAATGGTCCTGGTCGGGCGAGTCAACAAACAGATCGTGAACGGACTCAACCGACTTGGCGCCAAAGCGGTCGGCCTGAGCGGCAGTGACGACAGTCTGGTTGAAGCCCGCGCCTGGGGAGATGGCAGCCACGGGATGGTCGGCGATGTGGCCAAGGTCAACCCCGACGTGCTCGAAGCCCTGCTGGAACGCGGTTATGTGCCCGTGATCTCCAGCGTGGCCGCCAATCCCGATGGAGTGGCCCACAACATCAACGCCGACACGGTGGCTGGCGAAGTTGCTGCCTCCCTGCAAGCCGAAAAGCTGATCTTGCTGACCGATACTCCAGGCATCCTGCGCAACCGAGAGGATCCAGGGTCTCTGATCCGTCAGCTGAAGCTTTCAGAAGCCAGGCAGTTGATTCACGAGGGCGTAGTGGCCGGGGGGATGACACCTAAGACCGAATGCTGCATCAGAGCTCTCGCCCAGGGAGTTTCCGCTGCCCACATCGTGGATGGGCGCGTTGCCCATGCCCTGCTGCTGGAAGTGTTCACCGATGCAGGCATCGGCACCATGGTGGTGGGACGCAGCTGA
- the rpoD gene encoding RNA polymerase sigma factor RpoD, with translation MSPAASKSAQPTAAAPKTASSKAAASKAAPSIVMLADSKGLAKGVSKKTKSESKTSTAKSSATKAAAKSKPATKSSAAKSGTAAKSTTAAKTTKTTKSAKTSAAATSAKSKAAVKPADLDAAADQLLAKTSGNPSASKEEKAKADAKAKVLASIKVGPKGVYTEDSIRVYLQEIGRIRLLRPDEEIELARKIADLLYLEELAAQFESDNGREPDNKEWAALVEMPLIRFRRRLMLGRRAKEKMVQSNLRLVVSIAKKYMNRGLSFQDLIQEGSLGLIRAAEKFDHEKGYKFSTYATWWIRQAITRAIADQSRTIRLPVHLYETISRIKKTTKVLSQEFGRKPTEEEIAESMEMTIEKLRFIAKSAQLPISLETPIGKEEDSRLGDFIEADIENPEQDVAKNLLREDLEGVLATLSPRERDVLRLRYGLDDGRMKTLEEIGQIFDVTRERIRQIEAKALRKLRHPNRNGVLKEYIK, from the coding sequence ATGAGTCCTGCTGCGAGCAAGTCAGCTCAGCCCACCGCTGCAGCGCCCAAGACGGCCTCTTCCAAAGCGGCGGCGTCCAAGGCGGCTCCATCCATCGTGATGCTGGCGGATTCCAAAGGTCTGGCGAAGGGTGTGAGCAAGAAGACCAAGTCGGAGTCCAAGACTTCAACTGCAAAGTCGTCTGCAACGAAGGCCGCCGCGAAATCGAAACCGGCCACCAAGAGCAGCGCAGCCAAGAGCGGGACAGCAGCCAAAAGCACAACAGCTGCCAAGACGACCAAGACAACGAAAAGCGCAAAAACCTCTGCTGCGGCAACTAGTGCCAAGAGCAAGGCCGCTGTCAAGCCCGCTGATCTTGATGCTGCCGCTGATCAGTTGCTGGCCAAGACCTCCGGCAACCCTTCTGCAAGCAAGGAGGAGAAAGCCAAAGCAGACGCCAAGGCAAAGGTTTTGGCGAGCATCAAAGTTGGCCCCAAAGGGGTCTACACCGAAGATTCCATCAGGGTTTACCTGCAGGAGATCGGCAGGATCCGCCTGTTGCGCCCAGACGAAGAAATCGAACTGGCCAGAAAAATCGCCGATCTTCTCTACCTCGAGGAGCTGGCGGCTCAGTTCGAAAGCGACAACGGCCGCGAACCTGACAACAAGGAGTGGGCGGCATTGGTGGAGATGCCGTTGATTCGTTTCCGCCGCCGACTGATGCTCGGCCGTCGGGCCAAGGAAAAAATGGTTCAGTCGAACCTGCGTCTTGTGGTGTCAATCGCCAAGAAATACATGAATCGGGGCCTGAGCTTCCAGGACCTCATCCAGGAAGGCAGTCTGGGCCTGATTCGTGCCGCGGAGAAATTTGACCACGAGAAGGGCTACAAATTCTCCACTTACGCCACTTGGTGGATTCGCCAGGCCATCACACGGGCCATCGCTGATCAGAGTCGAACGATTCGCCTCCCGGTTCACCTCTACGAGACCATTTCCCGCATCAAGAAGACCACCAAAGTCCTCAGCCAGGAGTTTGGCCGCAAACCGACGGAAGAAGAGATCGCAGAATCAATGGAAATGACCATTGAAAAGCTGCGCTTCATCGCCAAGAGCGCCCAGCTTCCGATCTCCCTTGAGACTCCCATTGGCAAAGAAGAGGATTCCCGCCTTGGCGACTTCATCGAAGCCGACATCGAGAATCCGGAGCAGGACGTCGCCAAAAACCTCTTACGTGAGGATCTGGAAGGCGTGCTGGCCACCCTCAGTCCGAGAGAGCGCGACGTTCTACGCCTGCGTTATGGCCTTGATGATGGACGCATGAAAACCCTTGAGGAGATCGGCCAGATCTTTGATGTCACCCGTGAGCGGATCCGCCAGATCGAAGCCAAGGCATTGCGCAAGCTGAGGCATCCCAACCGGAACGGGGTCCTGAAGGAATACATCAAGTGA
- the cutA gene encoding divalent-cation tolerance protein CutA, with protein MSTDLRVVLTTEADQIKADALAEQLITRRLAACITSMTVQSCYRWQGKIERAEEVQLLIKTSSDRLEELLSALEALHSYDTPEILLMAAQAGAAYAAWALGALSPDAASAALEARPGNELPAG; from the coding sequence ATGTCAACGGACCTGAGAGTGGTCCTCACCACGGAGGCTGATCAGATCAAGGCCGATGCGCTTGCTGAGCAATTGATCACCCGTCGGTTGGCTGCTTGTATCACCTCGATGACAGTGCAGTCCTGCTACCGCTGGCAGGGGAAGATTGAGCGTGCGGAGGAAGTGCAGTTGCTGATCAAGACAAGCTCTGATCGACTGGAAGAGCTGCTTTCAGCTCTGGAGGCACTGCACAGCTACGACACTCCCGAAATTCTCCTGATGGCCGCACAGGCTGGAGCAGCCTATGCGGCGTGGGCGCTGGGTGCTCTCAGTCCAGATGCTGCTTCTGCAGCTCTGGAAGCGAGACCTGGGAACGAGCTCCCAGCTGGGTGA
- the priA gene encoding primosomal protein N', whose amino-acid sequence MSATPVNQSSSPPAAQSFSEVDVWLEAGRDGRTFSYCDSLSLGVGLGDLVAVRLRGRRLQGLVTGCRLITAEANSADSDGLQLNPVEELVQRAAVDPSWRSWLDAMAVLCHTSPFRMLKAALPPGWLGQRPGSAPALRQLWWIERLEAADPSALPKATRQSALLTELERRGGGAWQRDLLAEGFQSGTVKSLESKGLIRRQRKSESGPRASDQSAARAAELESPRSLTDEQQSVVDRFQSLPEGGGLLLWGITGSGKTEVYLQLAAAELVAGRHVLLLTPEIGLIPQLVDRCRHRFGERVLEYHSGCTPRERVRTWRRCLESGDPVVVVGTRSAVFLPLRPLGLLVLDEEHDNSYKQDSPMPCYHARVMASERVKLQGGRLLLGSATPSLESWSRLQPHGSLVLARLRSRISSQPLPPVRIIDMRHELAEGNKRLISRALMDRLAQLPEKGEQAVVLVPRRGYSTFLSCRSCGEVVMCPHCDVPLTVHGSRGAQQWLRCHWCDHRAPITPACSSCGSLAFKPFGAGTQRVLERLGEELSDLRLLRFDRDTTGGRDGHRRLLDQFAEGEADVLVGTQMLAKGMDLPRVTLAAVLAADGLLHRPDLRAGEQCLQLLLQLAGRAGRAEKPGEVLVQTYSPDHPVIRHLVDGRYERFLEEESTLRREAGLVPFARACLIRLSGESASDTATAGTLLAERIRAGCAAAGWQLLGPAPAPVARVAGRSRWQLLLHGPQDSEIPLPPGTGLWEGLPKDVSLAVDPDPLQL is encoded by the coding sequence ATGTCGGCAACCCCTGTTAACCAATCCTCCAGTCCTCCTGCCGCGCAGTCATTCTCGGAAGTCGATGTCTGGCTGGAGGCCGGTCGTGACGGGCGTACTTTTAGCTATTGCGACAGCCTGAGTCTCGGCGTGGGATTGGGTGATCTTGTGGCGGTCCGGCTGCGAGGTCGTCGACTGCAGGGGTTGGTCACGGGCTGCCGATTGATCACAGCAGAGGCGAATTCTGCTGACAGCGATGGTCTACAGCTCAACCCCGTTGAAGAGCTGGTGCAGCGCGCTGCAGTCGACCCATCCTGGCGGTCATGGCTCGATGCGATGGCGGTCCTTTGTCATACCAGTCCCTTTCGCATGCTCAAGGCGGCATTGCCTCCGGGATGGCTGGGCCAACGGCCCGGTTCTGCCCCTGCCTTGCGCCAGCTCTGGTGGATTGAGCGGCTTGAGGCTGCTGATCCCTCTGCTCTTCCGAAGGCCACCAGGCAGAGCGCACTGCTTACAGAGCTCGAACGCCGAGGCGGTGGCGCCTGGCAGCGTGACCTGCTGGCGGAGGGGTTTCAGTCGGGCACGGTCAAGAGCCTGGAGAGCAAGGGCCTGATCCGCCGGCAACGCAAATCGGAGAGCGGCCCTCGTGCATCAGACCAGTCAGCAGCCAGGGCTGCTGAGCTGGAGTCACCGCGCTCGCTAACCGATGAGCAACAGTCTGTGGTCGACAGGTTTCAATCACTTCCTGAGGGTGGAGGTCTGCTGCTCTGGGGCATCACCGGCTCCGGCAAGACCGAGGTCTACTTGCAGCTGGCAGCAGCAGAGCTGGTGGCTGGCCGTCACGTTCTGCTGCTCACTCCCGAGATCGGCCTGATTCCCCAGCTCGTGGATCGTTGCCGTCATCGTTTCGGAGAGAGGGTTCTGGAATATCACAGCGGTTGTACCCCCCGTGAGCGGGTTCGCACCTGGCGTCGCTGTCTCGAGAGCGGCGATCCCGTGGTGGTGGTGGGCACGCGCTCCGCTGTGTTTCTTCCCCTGCGCCCGCTAGGCCTTTTGGTGCTGGATGAAGAACATGACAACTCCTACAAGCAGGACTCACCCATGCCCTGCTATCACGCCAGGGTCATGGCTTCAGAGCGGGTCAAGCTGCAGGGCGGCCGTCTGCTGCTTGGCAGCGCGACACCTTCGCTCGAGAGTTGGAGTCGTCTCCAGCCTCACGGATCTTTGGTTCTTGCACGGCTGCGCTCGCGGATTTCCAGCCAGCCACTGCCACCTGTCCGGATCATCGATATGCGGCATGAATTAGCAGAGGGCAATAAACGCTTGATCAGTCGTGCCCTGATGGATCGGCTGGCACAGCTCCCAGAGAAAGGGGAGCAGGCTGTCGTGCTGGTGCCGAGGCGTGGATACAGCACCTTTCTGAGCTGTCGCAGCTGCGGAGAGGTGGTGATGTGTCCCCATTGCGACGTTCCTCTCACGGTTCACGGCAGTCGGGGCGCGCAGCAGTGGCTGCGCTGTCATTGGTGTGACCATCGAGCACCCATAACACCCGCATGCTCGTCATGCGGTTCCCTGGCGTTCAAACCCTTTGGTGCAGGCACACAACGGGTGTTGGAGCGTCTTGGCGAGGAACTCAGTGACCTGCGACTGCTGCGGTTCGATCGCGACACCACAGGCGGTCGTGATGGCCACCGCAGACTGCTGGACCAGTTTGCGGAGGGTGAGGCCGATGTGCTGGTCGGAACGCAGATGCTGGCCAAGGGGATGGACCTGCCACGCGTGACTCTGGCAGCAGTGCTTGCCGCCGATGGTCTTTTGCATCGACCCGATCTGAGGGCTGGAGAGCAGTGCCTGCAACTTCTGCTTCAACTCGCTGGCCGGGCTGGGCGCGCGGAAAAGCCCGGTGAGGTGCTGGTTCAGACCTACAGCCCTGACCACCCAGTGATCCGACACCTGGTGGATGGTCGTTACGAACGTTTTCTGGAGGAGGAATCGACCCTGCGCCGCGAAGCCGGATTGGTTCCCTTCGCGCGGGCTTGCCTGATTCGCCTTTCGGGAGAGTCCGCGAGCGATACGGCGACTGCGGGAACCCTGCTGGCTGAACGGATCCGTGCAGGCTGTGCCGCTGCAGGCTGGCAACTGCTGGGTCCTGCACCTGCGCCTGTGGCTCGGGTGGCGGGCCGCAGTCGCTGGCAGCTGCTTCTCCATGGTCCCCAGGACAGTGAGATCCCCCTGCCCCCCGGTACCGGTCTTTGGGAAGGGCTCCCCAAAGATGTTTCCCTTGCCGTTGACCCGGATCCTCTGCAGCTTTGA
- a CDS encoding single-stranded DNA-binding protein, which translates to MNHCVLEVDVLQAPTLRYTQDNQTPIAEMEVGFDALRPDDPRGQLKVVGWGNLAQDLQNRVQVGQRLLIEGRLRMNTVPRQDGTKEKRAEFTLARMHPVSAGAGSTAPAQPAASAPAKRTEAAAAPAAAQEPAAQWNTAPLVPDTDDIPF; encoded by the coding sequence ATGAATCACTGCGTACTTGAGGTGGATGTTCTTCAGGCTCCCACCCTGCGATACACCCAAGACAATCAGACGCCAATCGCTGAAATGGAGGTTGGTTTTGATGCGTTGCGTCCCGATGATCCCAGAGGTCAACTGAAGGTGGTGGGATGGGGCAATCTTGCCCAGGATCTGCAAAATCGCGTGCAGGTGGGCCAGCGCCTACTTATCGAGGGCAGGCTTCGGATGAACACGGTGCCCCGTCAGGACGGCACCAAGGAAAAACGCGCTGAATTCACGCTCGCCCGGATGCACCCGGTCTCGGCTGGTGCAGGCTCCACAGCTCCAGCCCAACCTGCAGCGTCAGCTCCTGCGAAACGGACTGAAGCTGCTGCTGCGCCCGCAGCTGCGCAAGAGCCTGCAGCGCAGTGGAATACCGCGCCGTTGGTTCCAGACACGGATGACATCCCGTTCTGA
- a CDS encoding precorrin-6A/cobalt-precorrin-6A reductase, with protein sequence MSAILMHRWRNRQNHVLVFAGTGEGPGIARTLLESGHRVSISVVSAAAARAYAGMHLDDLHVGPFPSQDPLEQHLAARGVTLVLDATHPFALQISAQLQLACSRCNLPLLRFERPDHAVSDESLLATVSDLSDCALAGHHLLLAVGARQLAAAATAARLAGALVHARVLPTPEAIRQAGLAGLSGERLAVLRPGTGDRTGGLEAALCRRWQISDVLCRQSGGAADQLWSDLARRQSIRLWKLKRPNPMPGVDVVHSVKQLCRQLDAHVNGPESGPHHGG encoded by the coding sequence GTGAGCGCCATCCTGATGCACCGCTGGCGGAATCGCCAGAACCATGTGCTGGTCTTTGCCGGAACCGGCGAGGGACCAGGAATCGCGAGGACTCTGCTGGAGTCTGGTCACCGCGTCAGTATCAGTGTTGTCAGTGCAGCTGCGGCAAGGGCTTATGCCGGTATGCATCTGGATGACCTGCATGTGGGGCCATTCCCATCTCAAGACCCTCTCGAGCAACATCTGGCGGCGAGGGGTGTGACATTGGTCCTGGACGCGACCCATCCCTTCGCTCTGCAGATCAGTGCTCAACTCCAGTTGGCCTGCTCCAGGTGCAATCTGCCGCTGCTTCGGTTCGAACGGCCTGACCACGCCGTGTCGGATGAATCACTGCTCGCAACAGTTAGTGATCTCTCGGACTGTGCTCTTGCGGGCCACCATCTGCTTCTTGCCGTCGGCGCGCGGCAGCTGGCCGCCGCAGCGACGGCAGCCAGGCTGGCAGGAGCCTTGGTTCATGCCAGGGTCCTGCCCACACCTGAAGCCATCCGCCAGGCTGGTCTTGCGGGCTTGTCTGGCGAACGGCTGGCTGTGTTGAGGCCTGGGACCGGTGATCGCACTGGGGGGTTGGAAGCGGCACTCTGCCGTCGCTGGCAGATCAGCGATGTGCTTTGTCGTCAGTCGGGTGGAGCTGCGGATCAACTCTGGAGTGATCTGGCCCGTCGCCAGTCCATTCGTCTCTGGAAGCTGAAACGACCCAACCCGATGCCCGGAGTTGACGTGGTTCATAGCGTGAAGCAGTTGTGTCGACAGCTGGATGCCCATGTCAACGGACCTGAGAGTGGTCCTCACCACGGAGGCTGA
- a CDS encoding DUF3153 domain-containing protein yields the protein MSTGLAAAERALERGDYGLCLRLLEPLAAANPITEPEGAAIRMVMVTAWMGQGDERKAIATCRLLTRCKDPDLRNRARQLLSVLEAPSLERPARWSMQLPTLDMAPRMGKGSPSSSRRRKPTPPPPPPTGPTQAPSAGFAVLVLTVLLGLTLLLSGCVRVKAEIDLAGPDRLAMSWRINSLSGHSLPWQQNFAKALRTEGLNWTVQKDRTGSLNLISPTLGSDQAARLMRSSVELAGRSAGVTLPKPDLSIVERNWLIGVQQQLNLRLDLSPLGEFPAGDLQVSITPVHDLQQVNSSPMTGRLKGDVLLWVLDSGSVNQLQIRRWQWSPLGLGTVLIGLLLLLSFLLQSMRVRLGFGYPELPS from the coding sequence ATGAGCACAGGGCTTGCGGCAGCCGAACGGGCACTCGAACGGGGTGATTACGGCCTGTGCCTACGCCTGCTGGAACCGCTCGCCGCCGCCAACCCGATCACTGAACCCGAAGGAGCTGCCATCCGCATGGTGATGGTGACGGCCTGGATGGGACAGGGCGATGAACGCAAAGCGATCGCCACCTGTCGTCTGCTCACACGCTGCAAGGATCCTGATCTACGCAACCGGGCTCGTCAGTTGCTGAGTGTGCTCGAGGCTCCAAGCCTTGAGCGTCCTGCTCGCTGGTCGATGCAGTTACCGACGCTGGACATGGCTCCCCGCATGGGGAAAGGGAGCCCCAGCAGCAGCCGACGGCGCAAGCCCACTCCACCCCCTCCTCCACCAACCGGTCCCACCCAGGCCCCATCAGCAGGTTTTGCCGTGCTGGTTCTGACAGTGCTGCTCGGGCTGACCTTGTTGCTCAGCGGATGCGTGCGCGTCAAAGCAGAGATTGATCTGGCGGGTCCCGATCGCCTGGCGATGAGCTGGCGGATCAACAGCCTCAGTGGCCACAGTCTTCCCTGGCAGCAGAACTTCGCCAAGGCGCTGCGTACCGAAGGCCTGAACTGGACAGTGCAGAAAGACCGAACGGGCTCTCTCAACCTGATCAGCCCCACCCTGGGATCCGACCAGGCCGCCAGGCTGATGCGCAGCAGTGTGGAGCTGGCTGGACGCAGCGCGGGCGTGACCCTTCCCAAACCCGACCTGTCAATCGTGGAGAGAAACTGGTTGATCGGAGTGCAGCAGCAACTGAATCTGCGCCTGGACCTCTCACCCCTCGGCGAGTTCCCCGCAGGAGATCTGCAGGTCAGCATCACCCCTGTCCATGACCTCCAACAGGTCAACAGCAGTCCCATGACCGGTCGGTTGAAGGGGGATGTTCTGCTCTGGGTCCTCGACAGCGGCAGCGTCAATCAACTGCAGATCCGCCGCTGGCAGTGGAGCCCGCTCGGGCTTGGCACTGTGCTGATCGGACTGCTGCTGCTGCTGAGTTTTCTGCTGCAGTCCATGCGCGTGCGACTCGGCTTCGGCTATCCCGAGCTGCCGTCCTGA
- a CDS encoding adenosine kinase, with the protein MADSSRFQPNASLDVVGIGNAIVDVLVQTKDGFLSEHGLQKGGMCLIDEQQAEALYKSSGPGLETSGGSVANTMVGIAQLGGRTGFIGRVRDDQLGSIFSHDIRAVGTRFETPSATTGATTARCLIYVTPDAERTMCTFLGASTQLEPEDLDLSMVKETKVLYLEGYLWDSPAAKRAFIAAAEACRAAGGKVALSLSDGFCVDRHRESFLELVNGHVDVLFANEVEIKSLYQTEDFDTAIEKVRGCCSVTAVTRGSDGSVVLSGDQRWDIGTYGLGELVDTTGAGDLYAGGFLHAFTQGHSLERCGQLGALCAGQIVTQLGARSQVSLPELQKQHLD; encoded by the coding sequence ATGGCCGATTCCTCCCGTTTCCAGCCCAACGCGTCCCTGGATGTGGTGGGAATCGGCAACGCCATCGTGGATGTACTGGTCCAGACAAAAGACGGTTTTCTCAGTGAGCACGGACTGCAGAAAGGAGGAATGTGCCTGATCGATGAACAGCAGGCAGAAGCTCTTTACAAGTCCAGTGGTCCTGGACTGGAAACCTCCGGCGGATCGGTCGCCAACACCATGGTCGGCATCGCTCAGCTTGGCGGCCGAACCGGGTTCATCGGTCGGGTGCGAGATGACCAGCTTGGATCGATCTTCAGCCACGACATTCGTGCCGTAGGAACTCGATTTGAGACCCCCTCCGCCACCACAGGCGCGACCACCGCACGCTGTCTCATTTATGTGACACCGGACGCAGAGCGCACGATGTGCACCTTCCTCGGTGCATCAACTCAGCTTGAGCCGGAGGATCTCGACCTTTCCATGGTCAAGGAGACGAAAGTGCTCTACCTCGAGGGCTACCTCTGGGATAGCCCTGCTGCCAAAAGGGCCTTCATTGCGGCCGCGGAGGCTTGCCGTGCCGCCGGCGGGAAAGTCGCGCTATCCCTCTCCGATGGCTTCTGCGTGGATCGCCACAGAGAAAGCTTTCTCGAGCTGGTGAACGGTCATGTCGATGTGCTGTTCGCCAATGAAGTGGAGATCAAATCCCTCTACCAAACCGAAGACTTCGACACCGCAATCGAGAAGGTCCGCGGTTGTTGCTCGGTGACGGCGGTGACACGCGGAAGCGACGGTTCCGTTGTTCTCAGCGGCGATCAGCGCTGGGACATCGGAACCTACGGTCTCGGCGAACTGGTTGACACCACTGGTGCCGGTGATCTCTACGCCGGAGGATTTCTGCATGCCTTCACCCAGGGCCATTCACTGGAGCGCTGCGGTCAGCTGGGAGCACTGTGTGCCGGTCAGATCGTCACCCAGCTGGGAGCTCGTTCCCAGGTCTCGCTTCCAGAGCTGCAGAAGCAGCATCTGGACTGA
- the psb27 gene encoding photosystem II protein Psb27 translates to MRIELQRLSRQLRGFTLALCLGLTLMLSACGDSISTMTGDYVEDTVAVVQSLQTTLALPSDAEGLQESEQAAHDLINDYMSRYRPRPRINGLSSFTTMQTALNSLQGHYNTYTNRPVPEALRTRVEKELSKAEKSALRGT, encoded by the coding sequence ATGCGAATAGAGCTGCAACGCCTCAGCCGCCAACTCAGGGGGTTCACCTTGGCCCTATGCCTTGGCCTGACCCTGATGCTCTCCGCCTGTGGCGACAGCATTTCAACGATGACTGGCGATTACGTCGAAGACACAGTGGCCGTTGTTCAGTCGCTGCAGACCACGCTTGCACTCCCCTCTGATGCTGAAGGATTACAGGAGTCGGAGCAGGCAGCCCATGACCTCATTAATGACTACATGTCGAGGTATCGACCAAGGCCCCGGATCAATGGCCTCAGCTCCTTTACCACCATGCAGACAGCCCTGAATTCTCTGCAAGGTCACTACAACACCTACACCAACCGTCCGGTACCGGAAGCACTGCGGACTCGTGTTGAAAAGGAGTTGAGCAAAGCCGAGAAATCCGCTCTCCGAGGCACCTGA